One window of the Populus trichocarpa isolate Nisqually-1 chromosome 9, P.trichocarpa_v4.1, whole genome shotgun sequence genome contains the following:
- the LOC7457512 gene encoding uncharacterized protein LOC7457512 isoform X2, producing MKAMETIQDLIEEAKVRMVWWCLCIFCVTYFLSHTSSSMWMNLPISILFVSLLRILCNEVEFSWKVRRSVRRPSYLSHLEKKQLSLNDSRLSSVPPPPKWKRKIDSPVVEAAISDFIDKILKDFVVDLWYSEITPDREAPELMRSVIMDALGEISGRAKEINLIDLLTKDIVDLIGDHLDLFRRNQVAIGADVMATLSTEERDERLKHHLIASKELHPALISPESEYKVLQQLIGGVLAIVLRPREAQCPLVWTIAREIVTCLVMQPLINLASPAYINEVLELILLAIKEDSPKDAGGDHPAGSVHNVDSTSRKDPSLNSQRSEIFDNKMDYRGTDKTLAKVVDHRETYLDYNSHQQEPMQSHPVEWARILEVATHRRTEVLTPENLENMWAKGRNYKKKENKNVKAGVPKSMAKSSVTNIAATTNLGKSMPINSNTMSTKMEEKAVLHLTHGLSLDTLTSHENRDGRQFTQNGSQELSFEGSHVGGEWENADNLASNENRGGIKRSNSTSALEALPDKKKAFTGDGGGSIISEFYSPDSHRSADHAVKKVSDIVLRSEGPYSPKLKCRVMGAYFEKLGSNSFAVYLIAVTDSEYRTWFVKRRYRNFERLHKHLKEIPNYTLHLPPKRIFSSSTEDAFVHQRCIQLDKYLQDLLSIANVAEQHEVWDFLSVSSKNYSFGKSSSVMRTLAVNVDGAVDDIVRQFKGVSDGFMRKVVGSTSPFDETDSSIYSRNLSWHSDDVNKHVLRQDTLEPVNSFSDTEESYIQENQEQKGVGSTAQANGWHSDNELNAKGFPPRVIKQGDESRTLGLEKKHVLEEKSKRINHGGFSVENSAVVSSHMDDPVGMPPEWTPSNVSLPLLNLVDKVFQLKRRGWLRRQVFWISKQILQLIMEDAIDDWLLRPIYWLRREDTIALGIQWVQDPLSRHPSDVEMNHLKQLF from the exons atgaaggcTATGGAGACAATACAGGATCTGATTGAAGAAGCTAAAGTTCGAATGGTTTGGTGGTGTCTCTGTATCTTTTGCGTCACTTACTTCTTATCTC ATACAAGTTCATCAATGTGGATGAATCTTCCCATATCAATTCTCTTTGTTTCCTTGTTACGAATTTTGTGTAATGAGGTGGAGTTCAGCTGGAAAGTGCGCCGGTCAGTCCGTCGACCTTCTTATTTGTCACATTTGGAGAAGAAACAACTGTCTTTGAATGATTCACGACTTTCTTCCGTGCCACCGCCACCAAAGTGGAAGAGGAAAATTGATTCTCCGGTTGTCGAGGCTGCAATTAGTGATTTCATTGATAAGATATTGAAGGATTTTGTCGTAGATTTGTGGTATTCAGAAATTACGCCAGATAGGGAGGCACCTGAACTGATGCGGTCAGTGATCATGGATGCTCTTGGTGAGATATCTGGAAGGGCTAAAGAGATAAACCTCATTGACTTGTTAACAAA GGATATAGTTGATTTAATAGGGGATCACTTAGACCTATTTAGACGAAACCAAGTGGCCATAGGTGCTGATGTAATGGCAACTCTTTCCACTGAAGAGAGAGATGAAAGGTTGAAACACCATCTAATTGCTTCTAAGGAGCTTCATCCTGCACTGATATCTCCTGAGAGTGAGTACAAG GTTCTTCAACAGTTGATTGGTGGAGTTTTAGCTATAGTACTGAGACCTCGTGAAGCTCAGTGTCCGCTGGTTTGGACTATTGCTCGAGAGATCGTAACTTGCTTGGTAATGCAGCCTCTTATAAACCTTGCAAGCCCTGC GTATATCAATGAGGTGCTTGAATTGATCTTACTTGCCATTAAAGAGGATAGTCCAAAAGATGCTGGTGGTGATCACCCTGCAGGGAGTGTGCATAATGTTGACTCTACCTCAAGAAAAGATCCTTCCTTAAATAGTCAAAGGTCTGAGATTTTTGACAACAAAATGGACTATCGAGGGACTGATAAAACTTTGGCTAAAGTTGTTGATCACAGAGAAACATACTTGGATTATAACTCACACCAACAAGAGCCTATGCAGTCACATCCTGTGGAGTGGGCACGAATATTAGAGGTGGCGACCCATAGAAGAACGGAAGTTCTTACACCTGAAAATTTGGAAAATATGTGGGCAaaaggaagaaattataaaaagaaagagaacaagAATGTCAAAGCAGGGGTTCCGAAATCAATGGCAAAGAGTTCTGTTACAAACATCGCAGCTACTACAAATTTGGGAAAAAGTATGCCAATAAATAGCAACACAATGTCTACAAAGATGGAGGAGAAAGCAGTATTGCATCTAACACATGGATTAAGTCTAGATACTTTAACAAGTCACGAGAATAGAGATGGGAGACAGTTTACGCAGAATGGTAGCCAGGAATTGTCTTTTGAAGGGTCACATGTTGGTGGTGAATGGGAGAATGCTGACAATCTCGCTTCGAATGAAAACAGAGGTGGGATTAAGAGATCCAATAGCACCTCTGCTCTAGAAGCACTGCCTGATAAAAAGAAGGCATTTACAGGAGATGGTGGGGGGTCCATTATCTCAGAGTTTTACAGCCCGGATTCTCACAGGAGTGCAGATCATGCTGTTAAGAAGGTTTCAGACATAGTACTTCGCAGCGAGGGACCTTATAGTCCCAAGTTGAAGTGTCGG GTTATGGGAGCATATTTTGAGAAACTTGGGTCAAACTCTTTTGCAGTTTACTTAATAGCAGTGACAGATTCAGAGTACAGAACTTGGTTTGTGAAAAGAAG GTACAGGAATTTCGAGAGACTGCATAAACATCTAAAAGAGATCCCTAATTACACATTACACTTGCCTCCGAAAAGGATATTCTCGTCAAGCACTGAAGATGCTTTTGTTCATCAACGCTGTATTCAGCTTGATAAATATCTTCAA GATCTCTTGTCCATAGCCAATGTGGCGGAGCAGCATGAAGTGTGGGATTTCTTAAGTGTTTCCTCAAAA AATTACTCTTTTGGAAAATCTTCCTCGGTCATGAGAACCCTGGCAG TAAACGTGGATGGTGCTGTGGATGATATTGTGCGCCAGTTCAAAGGGGTTTCAGATGGCTTTATGCGTAAAGTTGTTGGTTCGACTTCCCCATTTGATGAAACTGATTCTTCAATCTACAGCAGGAACTTGTCCTGGCATTCAGATGATGTGAATAAACATGTCTTGAGGCAGGATACCTTAGAACCTGTGAACAGCTTTTCTGATACTGAGGAAAgttatattcaagaaaatcaGGAACAGAAGGGAGTTGGATCTACTGCACAAGCCAATGGTTGGCATTCAGACAATGAATTGAATGCAAAGGGTTTTCCTCCTCGGGTGATCAAACAGGGTGATGAGTCGCGGACCTTAGGTTTagagaaaaaacatgttttagaggAGAAAAGTAAACGGATTAACCATGGTGGGTTTTCTGTAGAAAACTCTGCAGTAGTGTCCAGTCATATGGACGATCCAGTTGGAATGCCACCTGAG tggaCCCCATCTAATGTAAGTTTACCTCTGCTGAATCTAGTTGATAAGGtgtttcaacttaaaagaagaGGATGGCTGAG AAGACAGGTCTTTTGGATATCAAAGCAAATACTGCAGTTGATAATGGAAGATGCTATTGATGACTGGCTTTTGAGACCAATTTACTGGCTTCGGAGAGAGGACACCATTGCTCTTGGGATTCAGTGGGTGCAAGAT CCCTTATCAAGGCATCCATCTGATGTTGAGATGAACCATTTGAAACAGTTATTCTGA
- the LOC7457512 gene encoding uncharacterized protein LOC7457512 isoform X3: MKAMETIQDLIEEAKVRMVWWCLCIFCVTYFLSHTSSSMWMNLPISILFVSLLRILCNEVEFSWKVRRSVRRPSYLSHLEKKQLSLNDSRLSSVPPPPKWKRKIDSPVVEAAISDFIDKILKDFVVDLWYSEITPDREAPELMRSVIMDALGEISGRAKEINLIDLLTKDIVDLIGDHLDLFRRNQVAIGADVMATLSTEERDERLKHHLIASKELHPALISPESEYKVLQQLIGGVLAIVLRPREAQCPLVWTIAREIVTCLVMQPLINLASPAYINEVLELILLAIKEDSPKDAGGDHPAGSVHNVDSTSRKDPSLNSQRSEIFDNKMDYRGTDKTLAKVVDHRETYLDYNSHQQEPMQSHPVEWARILEVATHRRTEVLTPENLENMWAKGRNYKKKENKNVKAGVPKSMAKSSVTNIAATTNLGKSMPINSNTMSTKMEEKAVLHLTHGLSLDTLTSHENRDGRQFTQNGSQELSFEGSHVGGEWENADNLASNENRGGIKRSNSTSALEALPDKKKAFTGDGGGSIISEFYSPDSHRSADHAVKKVSDIVLRSEGPYSPKLKCRVMGAYFEKLGSNSFAVYLIAVTDSEYRTWFVKRRYRNFERLHKHLKEIPNYTLHLPPKRIFSSSTEDAFVHQRCIQLDKYLQDLLSIANVAEQHEVWDFLSVSSKNYSFGKSSSVMRTLAVNVDGAVDDIVRQFKGVSDGFMRKVVGSTSPFDETDSSIYSRNLSWHSDDVNKHVLRQDTLEPVNSFSDTEESYIQENQEQKGVGSTAQANGWHSDNELNAKGFPPRVIKQGDESRTLGLEKKHVLEEKSKRINHGGFSVENSAVVSSHMDDPVGMPPEWTPSNVSLPLLNLVDKVFQLKRRGWLRRQVFWISKQILQLIMEDAIDDWLLRPIYWLRREDTIALGIQWVQDLF, encoded by the exons atgaaggcTATGGAGACAATACAGGATCTGATTGAAGAAGCTAAAGTTCGAATGGTTTGGTGGTGTCTCTGTATCTTTTGCGTCACTTACTTCTTATCTC ATACAAGTTCATCAATGTGGATGAATCTTCCCATATCAATTCTCTTTGTTTCCTTGTTACGAATTTTGTGTAATGAGGTGGAGTTCAGCTGGAAAGTGCGCCGGTCAGTCCGTCGACCTTCTTATTTGTCACATTTGGAGAAGAAACAACTGTCTTTGAATGATTCACGACTTTCTTCCGTGCCACCGCCACCAAAGTGGAAGAGGAAAATTGATTCTCCGGTTGTCGAGGCTGCAATTAGTGATTTCATTGATAAGATATTGAAGGATTTTGTCGTAGATTTGTGGTATTCAGAAATTACGCCAGATAGGGAGGCACCTGAACTGATGCGGTCAGTGATCATGGATGCTCTTGGTGAGATATCTGGAAGGGCTAAAGAGATAAACCTCATTGACTTGTTAACAAA GGATATAGTTGATTTAATAGGGGATCACTTAGACCTATTTAGACGAAACCAAGTGGCCATAGGTGCTGATGTAATGGCAACTCTTTCCACTGAAGAGAGAGATGAAAGGTTGAAACACCATCTAATTGCTTCTAAGGAGCTTCATCCTGCACTGATATCTCCTGAGAGTGAGTACAAG GTTCTTCAACAGTTGATTGGTGGAGTTTTAGCTATAGTACTGAGACCTCGTGAAGCTCAGTGTCCGCTGGTTTGGACTATTGCTCGAGAGATCGTAACTTGCTTGGTAATGCAGCCTCTTATAAACCTTGCAAGCCCTGC GTATATCAATGAGGTGCTTGAATTGATCTTACTTGCCATTAAAGAGGATAGTCCAAAAGATGCTGGTGGTGATCACCCTGCAGGGAGTGTGCATAATGTTGACTCTACCTCAAGAAAAGATCCTTCCTTAAATAGTCAAAGGTCTGAGATTTTTGACAACAAAATGGACTATCGAGGGACTGATAAAACTTTGGCTAAAGTTGTTGATCACAGAGAAACATACTTGGATTATAACTCACACCAACAAGAGCCTATGCAGTCACATCCTGTGGAGTGGGCACGAATATTAGAGGTGGCGACCCATAGAAGAACGGAAGTTCTTACACCTGAAAATTTGGAAAATATGTGGGCAaaaggaagaaattataaaaagaaagagaacaagAATGTCAAAGCAGGGGTTCCGAAATCAATGGCAAAGAGTTCTGTTACAAACATCGCAGCTACTACAAATTTGGGAAAAAGTATGCCAATAAATAGCAACACAATGTCTACAAAGATGGAGGAGAAAGCAGTATTGCATCTAACACATGGATTAAGTCTAGATACTTTAACAAGTCACGAGAATAGAGATGGGAGACAGTTTACGCAGAATGGTAGCCAGGAATTGTCTTTTGAAGGGTCACATGTTGGTGGTGAATGGGAGAATGCTGACAATCTCGCTTCGAATGAAAACAGAGGTGGGATTAAGAGATCCAATAGCACCTCTGCTCTAGAAGCACTGCCTGATAAAAAGAAGGCATTTACAGGAGATGGTGGGGGGTCCATTATCTCAGAGTTTTACAGCCCGGATTCTCACAGGAGTGCAGATCATGCTGTTAAGAAGGTTTCAGACATAGTACTTCGCAGCGAGGGACCTTATAGTCCCAAGTTGAAGTGTCGG GTTATGGGAGCATATTTTGAGAAACTTGGGTCAAACTCTTTTGCAGTTTACTTAATAGCAGTGACAGATTCAGAGTACAGAACTTGGTTTGTGAAAAGAAG GTACAGGAATTTCGAGAGACTGCATAAACATCTAAAAGAGATCCCTAATTACACATTACACTTGCCTCCGAAAAGGATATTCTCGTCAAGCACTGAAGATGCTTTTGTTCATCAACGCTGTATTCAGCTTGATAAATATCTTCAA GATCTCTTGTCCATAGCCAATGTGGCGGAGCAGCATGAAGTGTGGGATTTCTTAAGTGTTTCCTCAAAA AATTACTCTTTTGGAAAATCTTCCTCGGTCATGAGAACCCTGGCAG TAAACGTGGATGGTGCTGTGGATGATATTGTGCGCCAGTTCAAAGGGGTTTCAGATGGCTTTATGCGTAAAGTTGTTGGTTCGACTTCCCCATTTGATGAAACTGATTCTTCAATCTACAGCAGGAACTTGTCCTGGCATTCAGATGATGTGAATAAACATGTCTTGAGGCAGGATACCTTAGAACCTGTGAACAGCTTTTCTGATACTGAGGAAAgttatattcaagaaaatcaGGAACAGAAGGGAGTTGGATCTACTGCACAAGCCAATGGTTGGCATTCAGACAATGAATTGAATGCAAAGGGTTTTCCTCCTCGGGTGATCAAACAGGGTGATGAGTCGCGGACCTTAGGTTTagagaaaaaacatgttttagaggAGAAAAGTAAACGGATTAACCATGGTGGGTTTTCTGTAGAAAACTCTGCAGTAGTGTCCAGTCATATGGACGATCCAGTTGGAATGCCACCTGAG tggaCCCCATCTAATGTAAGTTTACCTCTGCTGAATCTAGTTGATAAGGtgtttcaacttaaaagaagaGGATGGCTGAG AAGACAGGTCTTTTGGATATCAAAGCAAATACTGCAGTTGATAATGGAAGATGCTATTGATGACTGGCTTTTGAGACCAATTTACTGGCTTCGGAGAGAGGACACCATTGCTCTTGGGATTCAGTGGGTGCAAGAT TTATTCTGA
- the LOC7457512 gene encoding uncharacterized protein LOC7457512 isoform X1, translated as MKAMETIQDLIEEAKVRMVWWCLCIFCVTYFLSHTSSSMWMNLPISILFVSLLRILCNEVEFSWKVRRSVRRPSYLSHLEKKQLSLNDSRLSSVPPPPKWKRKIDSPVVEAAISDFIDKILKDFVVDLWYSEITPDREAPELMRSVIMDALGEISGRAKEINLIDLLTKDIVDLIGDHLDLFRRNQVAIGADVMATLSTEERDERLKHHLIASKELHPALISPESEYKVLQQLIGGVLAIVLRPREAQCPLVWTIAREIVTCLVMQPLINLASPAYINEVLELILLAIKEDSPKDAGGDHPAGSVHNVDSTSRKDPSLNSQRSEIFDNKMDYRGTDKTLAKVVDHRETYLDYNSHQQEPMQSHPVEWARILEVATHRRTEVLTPENLENMWAKGRNYKKKENKNVKAGVPKSMAKSSVTNIAATTNLGKSMPINSNTMSTKMEEKAVLHLTHGLSLDTLTSHENRDGRQFTQNGSQELSFEGSHVGGEWENADNLASNENRGGIKRSNSTSALEALPDKKKAFTGDGGGSIISEFYSPDSHRSADHAVKKVSDIVLRSEGPYSPKLKCRVMGAYFEKLGSNSFAVYLIAVTDSEYRTWFVKRRYRNFERLHKHLKEIPNYTLHLPPKRIFSSSTEDAFVHQRCIQLDKYLQDLLSIANVAEQHEVWDFLSVSSKNYSFGKSSSVMRTLAVNVDGAVDDIVRQFKGVSDGFMRKVVGSTSPFDETDSSIYSRNLSWHSDDVNKHVLRQDTLEPVNSFSDTEESYIQENQEQKGVGSTAQANGWHSDNELNAKGFPPRVIKQGDESRTLGLEKKHVLEEKSKRINHGGFSVENSAVVSSHMDDPVGMPPEWTPSNVSLPLLNLVDKVFQLKRRGWLRRQVFWISKQILQLIMEDAIDDWLLRPIYWLRREDTIALGIQWVQDILWPEGIFFTRTGGAQSKVDDDQPNLIPFQISQLGGSKVSNKGSFEEQLEAARRASDIKKMLFDGAPSTLVSLIGTKQYKRCARDIFYFTQSTICVKQLTYGILELLVLSVFPELRDLLLGLNEKMRAPPA; from the exons atgaaggcTATGGAGACAATACAGGATCTGATTGAAGAAGCTAAAGTTCGAATGGTTTGGTGGTGTCTCTGTATCTTTTGCGTCACTTACTTCTTATCTC ATACAAGTTCATCAATGTGGATGAATCTTCCCATATCAATTCTCTTTGTTTCCTTGTTACGAATTTTGTGTAATGAGGTGGAGTTCAGCTGGAAAGTGCGCCGGTCAGTCCGTCGACCTTCTTATTTGTCACATTTGGAGAAGAAACAACTGTCTTTGAATGATTCACGACTTTCTTCCGTGCCACCGCCACCAAAGTGGAAGAGGAAAATTGATTCTCCGGTTGTCGAGGCTGCAATTAGTGATTTCATTGATAAGATATTGAAGGATTTTGTCGTAGATTTGTGGTATTCAGAAATTACGCCAGATAGGGAGGCACCTGAACTGATGCGGTCAGTGATCATGGATGCTCTTGGTGAGATATCTGGAAGGGCTAAAGAGATAAACCTCATTGACTTGTTAACAAA GGATATAGTTGATTTAATAGGGGATCACTTAGACCTATTTAGACGAAACCAAGTGGCCATAGGTGCTGATGTAATGGCAACTCTTTCCACTGAAGAGAGAGATGAAAGGTTGAAACACCATCTAATTGCTTCTAAGGAGCTTCATCCTGCACTGATATCTCCTGAGAGTGAGTACAAG GTTCTTCAACAGTTGATTGGTGGAGTTTTAGCTATAGTACTGAGACCTCGTGAAGCTCAGTGTCCGCTGGTTTGGACTATTGCTCGAGAGATCGTAACTTGCTTGGTAATGCAGCCTCTTATAAACCTTGCAAGCCCTGC GTATATCAATGAGGTGCTTGAATTGATCTTACTTGCCATTAAAGAGGATAGTCCAAAAGATGCTGGTGGTGATCACCCTGCAGGGAGTGTGCATAATGTTGACTCTACCTCAAGAAAAGATCCTTCCTTAAATAGTCAAAGGTCTGAGATTTTTGACAACAAAATGGACTATCGAGGGACTGATAAAACTTTGGCTAAAGTTGTTGATCACAGAGAAACATACTTGGATTATAACTCACACCAACAAGAGCCTATGCAGTCACATCCTGTGGAGTGGGCACGAATATTAGAGGTGGCGACCCATAGAAGAACGGAAGTTCTTACACCTGAAAATTTGGAAAATATGTGGGCAaaaggaagaaattataaaaagaaagagaacaagAATGTCAAAGCAGGGGTTCCGAAATCAATGGCAAAGAGTTCTGTTACAAACATCGCAGCTACTACAAATTTGGGAAAAAGTATGCCAATAAATAGCAACACAATGTCTACAAAGATGGAGGAGAAAGCAGTATTGCATCTAACACATGGATTAAGTCTAGATACTTTAACAAGTCACGAGAATAGAGATGGGAGACAGTTTACGCAGAATGGTAGCCAGGAATTGTCTTTTGAAGGGTCACATGTTGGTGGTGAATGGGAGAATGCTGACAATCTCGCTTCGAATGAAAACAGAGGTGGGATTAAGAGATCCAATAGCACCTCTGCTCTAGAAGCACTGCCTGATAAAAAGAAGGCATTTACAGGAGATGGTGGGGGGTCCATTATCTCAGAGTTTTACAGCCCGGATTCTCACAGGAGTGCAGATCATGCTGTTAAGAAGGTTTCAGACATAGTACTTCGCAGCGAGGGACCTTATAGTCCCAAGTTGAAGTGTCGG GTTATGGGAGCATATTTTGAGAAACTTGGGTCAAACTCTTTTGCAGTTTACTTAATAGCAGTGACAGATTCAGAGTACAGAACTTGGTTTGTGAAAAGAAG GTACAGGAATTTCGAGAGACTGCATAAACATCTAAAAGAGATCCCTAATTACACATTACACTTGCCTCCGAAAAGGATATTCTCGTCAAGCACTGAAGATGCTTTTGTTCATCAACGCTGTATTCAGCTTGATAAATATCTTCAA GATCTCTTGTCCATAGCCAATGTGGCGGAGCAGCATGAAGTGTGGGATTTCTTAAGTGTTTCCTCAAAA AATTACTCTTTTGGAAAATCTTCCTCGGTCATGAGAACCCTGGCAG TAAACGTGGATGGTGCTGTGGATGATATTGTGCGCCAGTTCAAAGGGGTTTCAGATGGCTTTATGCGTAAAGTTGTTGGTTCGACTTCCCCATTTGATGAAACTGATTCTTCAATCTACAGCAGGAACTTGTCCTGGCATTCAGATGATGTGAATAAACATGTCTTGAGGCAGGATACCTTAGAACCTGTGAACAGCTTTTCTGATACTGAGGAAAgttatattcaagaaaatcaGGAACAGAAGGGAGTTGGATCTACTGCACAAGCCAATGGTTGGCATTCAGACAATGAATTGAATGCAAAGGGTTTTCCTCCTCGGGTGATCAAACAGGGTGATGAGTCGCGGACCTTAGGTTTagagaaaaaacatgttttagaggAGAAAAGTAAACGGATTAACCATGGTGGGTTTTCTGTAGAAAACTCTGCAGTAGTGTCCAGTCATATGGACGATCCAGTTGGAATGCCACCTGAG tggaCCCCATCTAATGTAAGTTTACCTCTGCTGAATCTAGTTGATAAGGtgtttcaacttaaaagaagaGGATGGCTGAG AAGACAGGTCTTTTGGATATCAAAGCAAATACTGCAGTTGATAATGGAAGATGCTATTGATGACTGGCTTTTGAGACCAATTTACTGGCTTCGGAGAGAGGACACCATTGCTCTTGGGATTCAGTGGGTGCAAGAT ATTCTCTGGCCAGAAGGCATATTCTTTACAAGGACAGGGGGTGCACAAAGCAAAGTTGACGATGATCAACCAAATCTCATACCTTTTCAGATTAGCCAACTGGGTGGCAGTAAGGTCTCTAATAAAGGTTCATTTGAGGAACAACTCGAGGCTGCTCGTAGAGCAAGTGATATCAAGAAAATGCTCTTTG ATGGAGCTCCATCAACCTTGGTCAGCTTGATTGGAACTAAGCAGTACAAACGCTGTGCAAGAGACATTTTTTACTTCACTCAG TCTACTATCTGTGTGAAGCAACTCACGTACGGAATACTTGAACTATTAGTTTTATCAGTTTTCCCTGAGCTCCGGGATCTTTTGCTGGGTCTCAACGAGAAGATGCGTGCTCCACCTGCATAG